From a region of the Oncorhynchus tshawytscha isolate Ot180627B linkage group LG14, Otsh_v2.0, whole genome shotgun sequence genome:
- the LOC112266434 gene encoding claudin-10-like, producing the protein MKIRVMQIWGFLMTVLGWIFVACTMAMEGWKVTSIGGMGGSAVIKVAWYWSNLWKACFTDSTSVTNCQDFPVLWSVDNHIQIVRGLLMGALSVGMLGFVLSLIGMECTFLGGKDKSKYRKLFTGGVFHIISGFLAASGYAVYAKYVSGEYFNPYFDGLKFDLGTPLFLGWVGSAFHMTGGWFYLVSVCKLLCGDESKTIIIPELPEVESDQAKSTTPQSPVSQITSKIKVSSASKISSKAAHSDVSAIFSRSGQSGRASKSERSGWSSNSVQSSKSGGGSLTSGRSSRSRSHGSVHSEVSSGSSTTVSSLSSGSRRSEREPFIKNSYI; encoded by the exons ATGAAAATCCGCGTGATGCAGATCTGGGGCTTCCTGATGACAGTGCTGGGCTGGATCTTTGTGGCATGCACCATGGCCATGGAGGGCTGGAAGGTCACGTCCATCGGGGGCATGGGCGGCTCGGCTGTCATCAAGGTGGCCTGGTACTGGTCTAACCTGTGGAAGGCCTGCTTCACCGACTCCACTTCTGTCACCAACTGCCAAGACTTCCCTGTGCTCTGGTCCGTGGACA ACCACATCCAGATTGTGAGGGGCCTGCTGATGGGTGCTCTGTCTGTGGGGATGCTGGGGTTCGTACTCAGTCTCATTGGGATGGAGTGCACCTTCCTCGGGGGCAAGGACAAGTCGAAGTACAGGAAGCTCTTTACTGGAGGAGTCTTTCACATCATCAGCG GCTTTCTGGCTGCGTCGGGATATGCTGTCTACGCAAAATACGTCTCCGGGGAATACTTCAACCCCTATTTTGACGGATTAAA gtttgACCTGGGGACTCCTCTGTTTCTTGGCTGGGTGGGATCAGCTTTCCATATGACAGGGGGTTGGTTCTACTTGGTCTCTGTGTGCAAACTGCTCTGTGGGGACGAGAG CAAAACCATAATCATCCCTGAACTTCCCGAGGTTGAGAGCGACCAAGCCAAGTCCACCACACCACAGTCCCCAGTATCCCAGATCACCTCAAAGATCAAGGTTTCATCTGCATCTAAGATCTCTTCCAAAGCTGCACACTCAGATGTGTCTGCTATCTTCTCGAGGTCTGGTCAGTCCGGTCGCGCGTCCAAATCAGAGCGGTCTGGGTGGTCCTCAAACTCCGTGCAGTCCTCGAAATCTGGCGGTGGGTCTTTGACATCTGGTCGTTCATCGAGGTCGAGGTCTCATGGGTCAGTGCACTCTGAGGTGAGCAGCGGCAGCAGTACTACAGTGTCCTCTTTATCCAGTGGGTcaaggaggagcgagagagaaccGTTTATCAAAAACTCCTACATATGA